CATGCCGCTGCGCTGGGACGACAGCTGTCCGGCCTGCCGGAGCGGCCACCGGCACGTCTGCCAGAACCTGGACTTCATCGGCATCGACTCGCCCGGTGCGATGCAGCAGCGCTGGACGGTCCCCGCCGACACGCTCGTCCGGCTGCCGGACTCCCTCCCGCTGGACCGGGCCGCGCTGGTGGAGCCCACCGCCGTGGCCGTGCACGACGTCGGGCGGGCCCAGGTACTGGCGGGGGAGCGGGTCGTCGTCGTGGGCGGCGGTCCGGTCGGAATCCTGATCGCGCTGGTCGCGCGGTCGGCCGGGGCCGAGGTGCGCGTGGTGGAGCCGAGTGCCCACCGGCGGAAGCAGGCCGAGGAGTCGGGCCTCGCCACCTGGGACCCGGCCGCCGAGGACGTACCCGAGGCGGTCCGGCAGTGGACCGACGGCGCCGGCGCGGACGTCGCCTTCGAGGTGTCCGGCGCGGCGGCCGGGGTCGACACCGCGGTCGACGTCCTGGGGGTGCGCGGCAGGCTGTGCCTGGTGGCGATCCACCCCCGGCCCCGCGAGGTGAACCTGCACCGCTTCTTCTGGCGTGAACTCACCCTGGTGGGAGCCCGGTTGTACGACCGCTCCGACTTCGAGCGGGCGGTGGCACTGGTCGCCGACGGCACGATCCCGGCCGATCGGCTGATCAGCAAGATCGTGCCACTCACCGAGGCGCCCGCGGCCTTCGAGGCCCTGGAGGGCGGCGGCGACGTGATGAAGATCCTGGTGGACTGCACCGGCGACACCCAGGAGGTCACAGCGTGAACGCCTTCGACCTGACCGGCAGGCTCGCGGTCGTCACCGGCGCCCGGCGGGGCATCGGCCGGGCCATGGCCCGCGCCCTGGCCGAAGCCGGCGCGGACGTCATCGGCGTCAGCGCCAACCTGGAGGAGACCGGCAGCGAGGTCGAGAAGGACGTCCTGGCCGCCGGCCGCACCTTCGAGGCGCTGCGCACCGACCTCGCCGACCCGGACGCGGTGCGCGCCCTGGGCACGGACCTCGCGGGCCGCGAGCGGCCGGTGGACATCCTGGTCAACAACGCGGGCACCATCCGCCGTGCCCCCGCCGCCGAACACCCGGACGAGGACTGGGACCTGGTGCTCCAGGTCAACCTGAGCGCACAGTTCGCGCTGGCCCGGGCGGTGGGCGGCGCGATGGCGGCCCGGGGCCGGGGGAAGGTCATCTTCACGGCCTCGCTGCTCAGCTTCCAGGGCGGCATCACGATCCCCGGGTACACCGCCGCCAAGCACGGCGTCGCCGGTCTGACCAAGGCGCTGGCCAACGAGTGGGCCGGGCGCGGCGTCAACGTCAACGCCATCGCACCGGGCTACATCGCCACGGACAACACCGCGCCGTTGCGGGCCGATCCGGTCCGCAACGCGGCGATCCTGGAGCGGATCCCGGCCGGTCGCTGGGGCGGGGCCGACGACCTGGCCGGCGCCACCGTCTTCCTGGCCTCGGACGCCGCCGCCTACGTCCACGGCACCGTCCTGCCCGTCGACGGCGGATGGCTGGGCCGTTGACCACCCCTGTTCCGCTGTCCAGTTGGGAGTCCTCTTGAAACTGCTTCGGATCGGCGACACGGGATCGGAGATCCCGGCGGTTCTCGCCGAGGACGGCCGGGTGTTCGCGCTGTCGGAGCTGACCGGTGACATCGACGGGGAGTTCCTCGCCTCCGGCGGGATCGACCGGGTCCGGGCGGCCCTGGCCGAGGGCTCGCTGCCCGCGCTGGACACCGCCGGTGCGCGAGTCGGGGCACCGGTCGCCCGGCCGGGCAAGGTGGTGTGCATCGGCCTCAACTACCGCGACCACGCCGAGGAGACCGGCGCCGCCGTCC
The genomic region above belongs to Streptomyces sp. 1331.2 and contains:
- a CDS encoding zinc-dependent alcohol dehydrogenase → MTLAVRYTAARTLDTAPVEPSEPGPGEVLLAPAYVGICGTDLHIFHGDMDARVAAPAVLGHEMSGRVVRVGAGVEGWQPGDAVTVMPLRWDDSCPACRSGHRHVCQNLDFIGIDSPGAMQQRWTVPADTLVRLPDSLPLDRAALVEPTAVAVHDVGRAQVLAGERVVVVGGGPVGILIALVARSAGAEVRVVEPSAHRRKQAEESGLATWDPAAEDVPEAVRQWTDGAGADVAFEVSGAAAGVDTAVDVLGVRGRLCLVAIHPRPREVNLHRFFWRELTLVGARLYDRSDFERAVALVADGTIPADRLISKIVPLTEAPAAFEALEGGGDVMKILVDCTGDTQEVTA
- a CDS encoding SDR family oxidoreductase — protein: MNAFDLTGRLAVVTGARRGIGRAMARALAEAGADVIGVSANLEETGSEVEKDVLAAGRTFEALRTDLADPDAVRALGTDLAGRERPVDILVNNAGTIRRAPAAEHPDEDWDLVLQVNLSAQFALARAVGGAMAARGRGKVIFTASLLSFQGGITIPGYTAAKHGVAGLTKALANEWAGRGVNVNAIAPGYIATDNTAPLRADPVRNAAILERIPAGRWGGADDLAGATVFLASDAAAYVHGTVLPVDGGWLGR